A genomic region of Aspergillus oryzae RIB40 DNA, chromosome 1 contains the following coding sequences:
- a CDS encoding uncharacterized protein (predicted protein), with protein MQTPEKLVNLQKVALSKSLVKATVNQIPGTRCKPNSRLPFYGDPGEDFDPSLLYPHLQHTEVPHDSLCGWFYCPRPRDRRLFRRDIPMFPCTAFYRYVSPPNILTDVLILVMPLPFVWKLHTRMTQKLALTGVFLLGGLGTVASILRMTIFFQENALTDPTWASVNLGIWTVLEAGIIIISACLPSIWPLIVRILPRKLVSKHSSKTRGHRYTASNVKAKIGDGFSRLGENVTGETDKWPLDVNPLHESPLVSIHGQGLVKGDSISLQSLNGTRQEPRYSWLRYSYPSSWMVEAELEVL; from the exons ATGCAGACCCCCGAGAAACTCGTTAATCTTCAAAAGGTGGCATTATCTAAGAGCCTCGTCAAGGCGACCGTTAACCAGATTCCAGGGACTCGTTGCAAACCAAATTCTCGACTTCCCTTTTACGGTGACCCCGGCGAAGATTTCgatccttctcttttatATCCGCATCTTCAGCACACCGAAGTTCCGCATGATAGCCTATGCGGCTGGTTTTATTGTCCTAGGCCACGGGATCGGCGTCTTTTTCGCCGCGATATTCCAATGTTCCCCTGTACA GCGTTCTATCGCTACGTCTCGCCCCCGAACATCCTGACAGatgtcttgatcttggtcATGCCCTTGCCGTTTGTCTGGAAGCTACATACACGAATGACGCAGAAACTCGCACTGACAGGTGTCTTCCTACTTGGAGGATT GGGGACCGTCGCAAGCATTTTGCGCATGACTatcttcttccaggagaaTGCTCTCACTGACCCGACTT GGGCATCAGTCAATCTAGGTATCTGGACCGTACTGGAGGCAGGCATCATTATCATTTCGGCGTGTCTCCCTTCTATCTGGCCGTTAATTGTTCGGATTCTACCACGCAAACTAGTTAGCAAACACTCCTCCAAGACTCGAGGTCACCGGTACACCGCTAGCAATGTCAAGGCGAAAATAGGTGATGGCTTCTCGAGACTTGGGGAGAACGTCACCGGGGAGACGGACAAGTGGCCCCTCGACGTAAATCCCTTGCACGAGAGCCCATTGGTATCTATACATGGCCAAGGACTGGTGAAGGGCGACAGCATATCGCTACAGAGCCTGAACGGGACCCGACAGGAGCCGCGATATTCATGG CTTCGTTATTCTTACCCTAGCTCCTGGATGGTTGAAGCTGAGCTAGAGGTGTTGTAG
- a CDS encoding ATP11 family protein (mitochondrial F1-ATPase assembly protein), whose translation MAFLRPSTFQSLIRNTRTPFLRVQQRRWAQVHDVRFLATHHDPKLVLDRYRYKLDQKAQQEGHGSVESLKDAYKEKIDDFRRKASTIVTPEPSKPTPSPSTSATHPPPPPPSPQANAASEASGKSSTGIKPLSSFIDVEKVLDLPPKEIEAIWRLRHASNPHSVCAVIPVETYQRIASAARQNPQFVLPLPRTQPEAEQPEQQGDKAAGAGAEIHFLQWAFHPAAPTVTSGPLATSHTSTVIFTQLAAYQLHGSYAQPHTTITHHLDLADEKGLVLMHGQIMPNSGITSTDATWLVSCVQRFYDFGGQASGRKGELLRSFTKGDTNVFKLEALLEEAEKL comes from the exons ATGGCGTTTCTGAGGCCTTCTACTTTTCAATCCTTGATCCGGAATACTAGGACACCTTTCCTGCGGGTCCAACAAAGACGATGGGCGCAGGTGCACGATGTCCGTTTCCTCGCCACGCATCATGATCCAAAGCTGGTGTTGGACAGATACCGGTACAAGCTGGATCAGAAAGCTCAACA AGAAGGACACGGATCCGTCGAATCCCTGAAAGACGCCTacaaagagaagatcgatgaCTTCCGTCGCAAAGCGTCCACCATCGTCACCCCAGAACCCTCCAAACCTAcaccctctccatcaacatccgcaactcatcctcctcccccgcCACCTTCCCCCCAAGCCAATGCCGCATCTGAAGCCTCCGGCAAATCCTCCACAGGCATCAAGCCCCTCAGCTCCTTCATCGACGTCGAGAAAGTCCTCGACCTCCCACCAAAGGAGATCGAGGCGATCTGGCGTCTCCGCCATGCTAGCAACCCACACTCCGTCTGCGCCGTCATCCCGGTAGAAACATACCAGCGCATTGCCTCGGCCGCTCGCCAAAACCCCCAATTCGTCCTCCCCCTGCCCCGCACGCAACCCGAGGCCGAACAACCCGAGCAGCAGGGCGATAAAGCCGCCGGTGCCGGCGCAGAAATCCATTTCCTGCAGTGGGCATTCCATCCCGCCGCTCCGACAGTCACCTCCGGACCCTTGGCTACCTCTCACACCTCCACTGTCATCTTCACCCAGCTCGCCGCGTACCAGTTGCATGGCTCCTACGCCCAGCCCCATACCACTATCACGCACCACCTTGATCTAGCCGATGAGAAGGGTCTGGTCCTCATGCATGGTCAGATTATGCCAAACTCGGGTATTACCTCGACTGACGCGACCTGGTTGGTTAGCTGTGTTCAGCGCTTCTATGATTTCGGTGGCCAGGCTAGTGGACGCAAGGGCGAGCTGCTGCGCTCGTTCACTAAGGGAGATACCAATGTCTTCAAGCTCGAAgcgttgttggaggaggcggagaagTTGTAG
- a CDS encoding alpha/beta hydrolase (predicted alpha/beta hydrolase BEM46) yields the protein MSESPPPPPSWSITNMANSAAQYLRLPVLASSGLAVVASGLLYFKQNELIYPRNVPTDARTFVPKPRQFGVNNYEELQIPTPDGESLHALFLRPSKKGLAGDITVLMFHGNAGNIGHRIPIARVLLDILGCNVLMLEYRGYGLSTGVPDEAGLKIDAQTGLDYIRQRAETSNNKVIVYGQSLGGAVAINLVAENQDKGDIGGLILENTFLSIRKLIPTVFPPARYLARFCHQYWTSEEVLPKITKVPILFLSGLKDEIVPPSNMTQLFAICQSERKVWRTLPNGAHNDSVAEPGYFEHIHSFIKEEVIDQD from the exons ATGTCCGAGTCTCCGCCGCCCCCACCGTCTTGGAGCATCACCAACATGGCCAACAGTGCCGCTCAGTACCTAAGGCTGCCGGTTTTGGCATCATCTGGTTTGGCAGTTGTTGCCAGTGGTCTTTTGTATTTCAAACAAAA TGAGTTGATCTATCCTCGCAATGTTCCTACCGATGCGCGCACCTTTGTACCGAAGCCCCGACAGTTTGGGGTCAACAATTACGAAGAACTCCAGATTCCTACGCCGGATGGCGAATCATTACATGCCCTCTTCCTTCGTCCCTCTAAGAAAGGTCTTGCCGGTGATATTACTGTCTTGATGTTCCATGGAAATGCCGGGAATATTGGTCATCGGATTCCGATTGCAAGGGTCTTGCTTGATATACTAGGTTGCAATGTGCTTATGCTGGAGTATCGCGGCTACGGGCTCTCGACCGGCGTCCCGGACGAAGCAGGGCTAAAAATTGATGCCCAAACTGGACTCGACTATATCCGACAACGAGCGGAGACTAGCAATAACAAGGTTATAGTTTACGGGCAAAGTCTAGGAGGAGCGGTCGCGATCAATCTTGTGGCTGAGAACCAAGATAAGGGTGACATTGGAGGCCTAATCCTTGAAAATACTTTTTTGAGTATTCGCAAGCTGATTCCGAC GGTTTTTCCTCCCGCCCGGTACCTTGCTCGCTTTTGTCACCAATATTGGACTAGTGAAGAGGTCCTACCCAAAATCACTAAAGTCCCCATTCTGTTCCTTAGCGGATTGAAGGACGAAATCGTCCC CCCATCAAATATGACTCAGCTCTTTGCTATTTGCCAATCGGAACGCAAAGTATGGCGCACTTTGCCGAACGGTGCCCACAATGACAGCGTTGCTGAACCAGGCTACTTCGAGCATATTCATTCCTttatcaaggaagaagtcatcgatCAGGACTGA
- the pre3 gene encoding proteasome core particle subunit beta 1 (20S proteasome, regulatory subunit beta type PSMB6/PSMB9/PRE3), which produces MVGHGASGMLGEDGIHVDMNHLKSGEVNMAINFKDGVILGADSRTTTGAYIANRVTDKLTQVHDTIWCCRSGSAADTQAVADIVSYHLNMYSITNNEAPSTQVAASLFQELCYENKDMLSAGIIIAGYDPRHGGQVYSIPLGGSLHKQPYSIGGSGSTYIYGYCDANWKENMTEEEGINFVRGALREAIKWDGSSGGVIRLVVLTAKGAQRHLYLPDTDYTGPGFTN; this is translated from the exons ATGGTCGGTCACGGCGCCTCGGGGATGCTTGGTGAAG ATGGTATTCATGTTGATATGAACCACCTGAAGAGCGGCGAGGTCAA TATGGCTATCAACTTCAAAGATGGTGTTATATTAGGTGCCGACAGCCGAACAACGACGGGCGCTTACATTGCCAATCGAGTCACGGACAAATTGACGCAGGTTCATGATACGATCTGGTGCTGTCGATCGGGATCTGCTGCAGACACGCAAGCCGTGGCGGACATTGTCTCCTATCACCTCAACATGTATTCGATTACCAACAATGAGGCCCCTAGCACCCAGGTTGCCGCGTCGCTGTTTCAGGAGCTGTGCTATGAGAACAAGGATATGCTGAG TGctggcatcatcatcgccggaTATGATCCCCGACATGGCGGTCAGGTATATTCGATACCGCTGGGCGGATCCCTACACAAGCAGCCTTATTCCATTGGTGGATCTGGTTCGACCTACATTTACGGCTACTGTGATGCGAACTGGAAAGAGAATatgacagaagaggagggcaTTAACTTTGTTCGGGGAGCATTGCGAGAGGCTATCAAATGGGACGGAAGCTCGGGAGGTGTGATTCGACTGGTAGTATTGACGGCTAAAGGAGCTCAAAGACATCTCTACCTACCCGACACGGACTACACCGGGCCAGGTTTCACCAACTGA
- a CDS encoding putative cyclin-dependent protein kinase complex component (cyclin) encodes MTTLKVLLNHPRSDHIDSSYTMLGGAITPSESVYRPSSHQTSHPSSHLDTGSSRSTSTNTTPTSSTAPPSTSAAASARLHSHSSHDVPAYINRSSHTPSQPSTRESSATPGSTYTQPPSMSSTHVPYADSSTYPAFHRSQHVSTNQAAAAPITGSHRESHSSPASPRLKPTHQSLRSLGGSEANSPSRIKVRDLSHIQSFASEEFLAQSQRDQVPGQWSQERQYEISSMPVTDIIEMVAGLLTKITTTNDTHHEQIHRHIPPPDGTASLSPQATSVLAFHGKNVPSISILSYLTRIHKYCPTTYEVFLSLLVYFDRMTELVNKGQLERLQRRWGHIQPDSASRPGSQESAVKPAHGSPMVTPPSSAGMRAQDPTSPSSISPSLHPQEEDDYFSQFFVVDSFNIHRLVIAGVTCASKFFSDVFYTNSRYAKVGGLPLVELNHLELQFLLLNDFRLSIPVEELEAYGTMLVEFYAREIVAQQQQQQQIASQTGVPRAFGSSTGTDPQSDAMYMRSYEKRRPDQPEIRQTPTPP; translated from the exons ATGACGACGCTGAAAG TTCTCCTCAACCATCCGCGGTCGGATCACATTGACAGCTCCTACACCATGCTGGGAGGCGCCATCACTCCCTCGGAATCCGTCTATCGACCTTCATCCCATCAAACTTCTCACCCATCATCTCACTTGGACACCGGCAGTTCCAGGTCCACGTCGACCAATACCACCCCCACTTCCTCCACAGCCCCGCCATCAACGTCCGCCGCCGCCTCTGCTCGTCTGCACTCCCACTCTTCGCATGATGTGCCTGCCTATATCAACCGGTCATCTCACACACCCTCTCAACCGTCCACGCGAGAATCTTCAGCCACGCCGGGATCGACATACACCCAGCCTCCCTCAATGAGTTCCACCCATGTGCCTTATGCCGACTCTTCCACTTACCCCGCGTTCCATCGCTCCCAACATGTGAGTACCAACCAGGCTGCAGCAGCGCCGATCACCGGTTCTCACCGGGAGAGCCACTCATCTCCCGCTTCACCTCGGCTGAAGCCGACACATCAGTCTCTGCGGTCGCTGGGTGGCTCAGAAGCGAACTCCCCGAGTCGCATCAAAGTCCGTGATCTGTCTCATATCCAGAGCTTTGCCAGCGAAGAATTTTTGGCCCAGTCGCAGAGAGATCAAGTGCCCGGGCAGTGGTCCCAGGAGCGCCAGTATGAGATTAGCTCTATGCCAGTCACCGATATCATTGAGATGGTTGCTGGACTTCTTACGAAAATCACCACGACCAATGACACACACCATGAGCAGATTCATCGACACATTCCTCCCCCTGATGGCACAGCAAGCCTTAGCCCGCAAGCTACGAGTGTGCTTGCGTTCCATGGCAAGAATGTACCGAGCATCAGCATTCTCAGCTATTTGACTCGCATTCATAAGTACTGTCCAACTACTTATGAGGTCTTCCTAAGCCTATTAGTGTACTTTGATCGCATGACTGAGCTAGTGAATAAAGGCCAATTGGAGCGTCTCCAGCGGCGCTGGGGACACATCCAACCGGACTCCGCCTCTCGGCCAGGGTCTCAGGAGTCGGCAGTAAAACCTGCGCATGGCTCGCCCATGGTGACTCCCCCATCTTCTGCTGGAATGAGAGCACAGGACCCGACAAGTCCATCATCTATATCACCGTCTTTGCACccccaggaggaagacgactACTTTTCCCAATTTTTTGTTGTCGATAGTTTTAACATTCACCGGCTGGTCATCGCGGGCGTGACCTGTGCCAGTAAATTCTTTTCCGATGTTTTCTATACTAATTCTCGATACGCGAAG GTGGGAGGTCTTCCGCTGGTTGAGCTGAACCACCTCGAGCTTCAATTCTTACTACTAAATGATTTTCGACTCTCAATACCagttgaagaattggaagcATATGGAACCATGCTTGTCGAATTTTATGCACGGGAGATTGTtgctcaacaacagcaacagcagcagataGCATCTCAAACAGGGGTGCCTCGTGCGTTCGGCTCATCTACGGGGACGGACCCTCAATCGGATGCGATGTATATGCGGTCTTACGAGAAGCGTCGCCCCGATCAGCCGGAAATTCGACAGACCCCAACGCCACCGTAA
- a CDS encoding uncharacterized protein (predicted protein): MARLCIPGFPFRRDDRPITRWRTPAFLSFPRTVHYRANPPVSPRSFLPVSSKPGVHSFSTSSTSSTGNRSFSQMSQGSHLPVRSVRAPSTPSTTAPAPTGVVDALKALTSRLAERRAARQARHRPWAQPSSTSRKPSPGHPSTAHRKPAPTKSAIRKPTKPVTPAPNMANRAQRAIAQIDLALAKLASASRKAKPVKRVRFGETTVIPVSRWINRSEHSFIFPSWFGHLQGWRVVALSEPNDDGETEKYISTWGSDQFDMLQTHTHSRIPCGREGCAWEAMRRIKRQRPGWTSQMLIKGFNDYREKMRQRGKFYLCWCNVLL; the protein is encoded by the exons ATGGCTCGCCTCTGCATCCCTGGATTTCCCTTCCGCCGCGACGACAGGCCCATCACACGGTGGCGGACACCcgcctttctttcattccctCGAACTGTCCACTACCGTGCCAACCCTCCTGTCTCGCCCCGCTCCTTTTTGCCGGTCTCCTCGAAGCCCGGCGTCCACTCCTTTTCCACCAGCTCGACCTCGTCGACCGGTAACCGTTCCTTTTCTCAGATGAGCCAGGGTTCTCATCTCCCGGTTCGCTCGGTAAGAGCACCATCCACTCCTTCTACTACTGCCCCAGCTCCCACTGGGGTGGTGGATGCGCTAAAGGCCCTTACTTCCCGCCTCGCGGAAAGAAGGGCAGCTCGACAGGCCCGACATCGACCCTGGGCTCAGCCCAGCTCGACCAGTCGCAAACCGTCCCCCGGACACCCGTCGACCGCCCACCGCAAGCCAGCGCCCACCAAGTCCGCCATCCGCAAGCCGACCAAGCCGGTCACCCCAGCGCCAAACATGGCTAACCGTGCTCAAAGAGCGATCGCACAGATCGATCTTGCCCTTGCCAAGCTTGCTTCGGCAAGCCGCAAGGCCAAGCCCGTGAAGCGCGTTCGTTTCGGCGAGACCACTGTGATCCCTGTTTCTCGCTGGATTAACCGGTCCGAACACTCCTTTATCTTTCCGTCCTGGTTCGGTCACCTCCAAGGCTGGAGGGTAGTCGCTCTTTCAGAACCCAACGACGACGGCGAAACCGAGAAGTACATCTCGACATGGGGCTCCGACCAGTTCGACATGCTCCAAACCCACACTCATTCGAGAATCCCTTGTGGCAGAGAGGGGTGCGCTTGGGAAGCTATGAGGCGCATTAAGCGCCAGCGTCCTGGGTGGACTTCTCAAATGCTTATCAAGGGGTTCAACGACTACCGAGAGAAAATGAGGCAGCGTGGAAAGTTTTACTT ATGCTGGTGTAATGTCCTGCTGTGA